In Thiomonas arsenitoxydans, the genomic stretch GCGGTTAAAACCGGGGAAGGTTGGGAAACGGCAGCAGGCCGCCGCGCACATGCATCTTGCCGTACTCGGCGCAGCGGGCGTGGGTGGGAATCTGCTTGCCGGGATTGAGCGTTTCACCCGGATCGAAGGCGCGGCGGAAGGCGAAAAACTGCTCGCGCTCTTCAGGGCTGAACTGCACGCACATGGCGTTGATCTTCTCGAAACCCACGCCGTGCTCCCCCGTGACCGTGCCACCCATGGCCACGCTGGTCTCCAGAATCTCGGCGCCAAATTCTTCGGCGCGGTGCAGCTCGCCGGGCTGGTTGGCATCGAACAGAATGAGTGGGTGCAGATTGCCGTCGCCCGCATGGAACACGTTGACGCAGCGCAGCCCGTACTTGCTCTCCATGCCCTGAATGGCTTCGAGCATGTCGGCCACGCGCTTGCGCGGAATGGTGCCGTCCATGCAGTAATAGTCGGGCGAGATGCGGCCGGTGGCGGGAAAGGCGTTTTTGCGCCCGCTCCAGAAGCGCAGACGCTCGGCCTCGCTTTCGCTGCACTTGAGCTTAGTTGCCCCGCAGCGAGACAGCACTTCGGTCATGCGGCCGATTTCTTCTTCGACCTCTTCGGGCGTGCCGTCGCTCTCGCACAGCAGTATGGCCTTGGCTTCCAGGTCGTAGCCCGCGTGCACGAAGGCCTCTGCGGCCACCGTCATGGGCTGATCCATCATTTCCAGCCCAGCCGGAATGATGCCCGCGGCGATGATGGCCGCCACCGCGTCGCCCGCCTTGCGCAGGTCGTCGAAGCTGGCCATGATACAGCGCGCCAGAACGGGTTTGGGCAGCAGCTTCACCGTCACTTCGGTGACGACCATGAGCATGCCTTCGCTGCCGATCACGGCCGCCAGCAGATCGGGGCCGGGACAGTCGCAGGCCAGCCCGCCGATGGTCAGCGGCTCGCCCTCCACCGTGTAACCGCGCACCTGCAGCACGTTGTGCACGGTGAGGCCGTATTTGAGGCAATGCACGCCGCCAGAGTTTTCGGCGATGTTGCCGCCGATGGTGCAGGCGATCTGGCTGCTCGGGTCGGGCGCGTAGAACAGGCCGTGCGGCGCCGCGGCCTCCGAAATCGCCAGGTTGCGCACCCCGCATTCCACCGTGGCGGTGCGGGCGATGGGGTCGATGCGCTTGATGCGGTTGAACCGCGCCAGCGCCAACAGCACCCCGTCTTCATTGGGCAGCGCCCCGCCCGAAAGGCCGGTTCCCGCGCCCCGCGCCACCACCGGCACGTTCAGCTTGTGGCAGGCCTTGAGCACCGCCGCCACCTGCGCTTCGGTTTCCGGCAGCACGACGACCAGCGGTTTGCGCCGATAGGCCGAAAGGCCGTCGCACTCGTAGGGCGTGACCTCCTCCGGCTGCCAGAGCAGGATGTGCGGCGGCGCCACCGCACCAAGCGCGGCGACCACTTCGGCCTGCCGCGCCGCGCGCGCGGCCAAGTCAGGTTGGAGGGGGGCATTCATAGCGAGTCTTCCGGAAAAATATATTGGTATTACTGGCAGATTATCCCGTTTGCTGCGCTGCAGCGGGGCAGGAGTAACCCGGCTTTTTGCGATTTGTCGAAGGCAAAGCTGTGTTGCGCAAAAGTTAGGGCGCGGCGTACAGTGGCGAGGCAGACTGATGTCCGTTTTCGGCCAGACTTCGTTGCGCTGCGCGACTAGAGTGAGGGCATGCAACTCGATCCCGACACCTGCTACAGCGCGCTGCTCACCCGCGACCGCCGCTTCGACGGCTGGTTTTACGTCGGCGTGTCGTCCACCGGGGTGTATTGTCGGCCGGTGTGTGCGGTGCGCACGCCGCTCAAGCGCAACTGCAGCTTCTATCCCAGCGCGGCGGCGGCCGAGCAGGCGGGCTATCGGCCTTGTCTGCGTTGCCGTCCCGAACTGGCGCCGGGGCACGGCGTGCTCGACCTCTCGGGCCAGTTGGCCCGCGCTGCCGCTGCGCTGATCGACCAGGGGCTGACCGATCCCGCCGGATTGAGCGCCGTGGCCCGGCGCGTGGGCATCACGCCGCGACATTTGCGGCGCATCTTCGAGGCGGAGTTCGGCGTCTCGCCCGTGGCGTATGCGCAGACGCAGCGGCTGCTGCTGGCCAAGGGCCTGCTCACGGACACAACGCTGCCGATGGCGGCGGTGGCCGACGCGGCAGGCTTTGGCAGCGTGCGGCGGTTCAACCATCTGTTTCGCACCCGCTATGGGTTGACGCCGCTGGGCTTGCGGCGCACGGGCGGGGCCTGCGGGCAGGAAGACCGGCTCACCGTGTCGCTCGCCTACCGGCCCCCCTACGCCTGGAGGCAGATGGTCGATTTTCTCGCGCGTCGCGCGGTGGACGGTGTGGAGCGCGTCACCGCCGATCGCTACGGCCGCGCGGTGGCGTTCGCCGCCGAGCCGGGTGCGCCGCCGGTCACCGGCTGGATCGCGGTGAACCATGACCCTGAGCGCCACAGCCTGCGCCTCACCCTGCCGCCGCGGCTGGCGCGGCACATCGGCCGCATCGTGGGCGGTGTGCGGCGCTTGTTCGACCTCGATGCCCGCCCCGATCTGATCGACGCCCATCTGCCCGAGTTTGCCGCCGAGGCGCCCGGCCTGCGCATTCCCGGCGCCTTCGACGGGTTCGAGATCGCCATGCGCGCCGTGGTCGGCCAGCAGATCGGCCTGCCGCAGGCGCGCGTCATTCTTGGCCGCTTGGCGCAGCGTCACGGCACCTCCGTGCCCGATGCGCCCGACGGTCTGCGCCGCACCTTGCCCGACGCGGCCACGCTCGCCGCCTGCACCCCCGAGGCGCTGCGCGCCTGCGGCCTGACCGGCGCCCGCGCCCTCAGCCTGCACGCGCTGGCGCTGGCCGTGGCCGAGGGACGCGTGGCGCTGCAGCCGCTCGCCCCGGTCGAGCCCACGCTTGCGGCGCTGCAGGCCCTGCCCGGCATCGGCGACTGGACGGCGCAGGTGATTGCGCTGCGCGGTCTGGGCTGGCCGAATGCCTTTCCCGCCGGCGATCTGGTGTTGCGCAAACAACTCGGCCTGGCCCGTCCGGCCGACATGCTGGCCCATGCCGCGCGCTGGGCGCCGTGGCGGGGCTATGCCGCGGTGCATCTGTGGCGCCGCGCGACTGAAGGAGAAACACCGTGAAAGCCGTCTTGGTCATGGACAGCCCGCTGGGCGCGTTGCAACTCACCGCCGAGGAAGACGGGCTCACTGCCCTGAGTTTTCTCGACGACGCAAAGCCCCCAACCGCCGACGACACACCTTTGCTGCAGCGCGCCCGCGAGCAACTTCAAGCCTATTTCAGCGGCGACGCCATCACCTTCGATCTGCCCTTGCGGCCCCAGGGCACGCCGTTCCAGCAGACGGTCTGGCGGGCGCTGCAGACCGTACCCTACGGACAGACGATCAGCTATGCGCTGCTCGCGCAGCGGCTGGGCCTGCCCGCCAGCCATGCGCGCGCCGTGGGTGCGGCAGTGGGGCGCAACCCGCTGCTCATCATCGTGCCCTGCCACCGCATCATCGGCCATGACGGCCGCTTGACCGGCTACGCTGCCGGCCTGCCGCGCAAGCAGGCGCTGCTCGATCTCGAACGCGCCGCCTGAGCATGACGACCAGCGCTGCGCATCATCCGTATCACACCCATGCCTTTCATCGAACTGTTTGTGCTCGCCGCCATCTGGGGCGCTTCTTTTCTCTTTCTGCGCATCGCCGTGCCCGAGTTCGGGCCGCTGCCGCTCATCGCGCTGCGCGTGGGCATTGCCTCGTTGGTGCTGCTGCCGGTGCTGCGAACCGCCGCGGCGCGCGCCCAGTTTCGCCACAAACTCTGGCCGCTGCTGGTCGTCGGGGTGACCAACTCCGCGTTGCCGTTCACCTTGTTCGCCGTGGGCGCGCTGCACTTGGGCGCGGGCTTCGAGGCCATACTGAATGCCACCACCCCGCTGTGGGCGGCGGTGCTGGGGGCGACGCTGTTCGGCGCGCCGATCGGCCGGGCGCAGATCGTGGGACTGGGCGTCGGCCTGCTCGGCGTGGTCGTGCTGGTGGGCGATCAGCCCGGCCTCTCGCAGGGCGCTGCGCCCTGGGCGGTGGCTGCGGTGTTGCTGGCGCCTGTGTCCTATGGCTTTGCCGTGCATTACGCCCGCCGCCATCTGGCCGGGGTCGATCCGGCGCTCACCGCGTTCGGCAGCCAGCTCACGGCCACGGTGCTGCTGGCGCTACCTGCGGCCTTGACCTGGCCCGCGCACGCGGTGCAGGGCGACATCTGGGCCGCCGTGGTGGCGCTGGGCGTGCTGTGCACCGGGCTGGCTTATGTGCTGTATTTCCGCCTCGTGGCGCAGGTCGGCGCGGCCTACGCTGCCTCGGTCACTTTTCTCATTCCGGTGTTCGGCATGCTCTGGGGCGCGCTGTTTCTGCAGGAAGCCGTCACCAGCGCCATGCTGGCGGGCTGCGCGATCATCCTGGCGGGCACCGCGCTGGCGAGCGGACAGTGGAAGCGGCTGGTGGGCCTGCGGGCGTAGGCCGTCCATCCCCGGCGGTTTGAGGCCGTGCAGGCGCTTTGAACGACGGCCTGTGCGGGCGACCTTCAGCTTCGCTTCAGGAACTCCGATCGCTGGAAAAGAACGAAAAAATCGCCGCGGCGATATCCATGCGCTGCGGCGTTGGGTTCAGTTTGAGAAAGGAGTTCGATCATGAAGATTCAATCCAAAATCTTGGTCGCAGCGCTGGCGATGACCCTGCCCGCGCTGGCCTTGGCGGCGCAGCCGCTTGCGGTGCGTTACGACGGGCATGACATGCCCATGCACCAGACGGTGGAGGTCATGCACACGGCCGCAGGCCCGGTGCAGGTCAAGACCTGGACTTGGCAAAGCCCGCAGGGCCATGCGCGGGTGGTGATCGAGCAAAGCTCGGGTGCGGCCGCCCCTGCCTGGGCGCTGCGGCAGATGCACACGCAGTTTGGGCCGATGCAGCGGCTGATCGAGCGGGTGGACGCGCAGATGAATGCGCAGATGAATGCGGTGTTCGGGCCGATGTCCACCCTGCGTGTGCTGTTGCCGCAGTCGCCGTGGTTGATGCCGCCGGTGCTGCCCACGATGGTGCTGTTGACGCCGCTGCAAATCCCGCAAGCGCAACCGCCACAGCAGCACCCGGCGGCTCCGGCCGCGCATCCGGCGCAGCGCTGGCAGGCGTAAAACCCCCGCGCGGCAGGGCCACTTGCAGCGGGCCACTTGCCAGCGTCATGACAGCATGAAATACTGTGCGTAAAAACAGTATTTCGGCGCGCCGTGCAAGCGGCGCGGGCTGCCATGACACTGCGTTGCCTGCTGGTCGATTTCAATTCCTACTTCGCCTCGGTGGAGCAGCAGCTTTGCCCTGAGTTGCGCGGGCGGCCGGTGGGCGTGGTGCCGATGCTGGCCGACACCACCTGCTGCATCGCTGCCAGCTACGAGGCCAAGGCGTTTGGTGTGAAGACGGGCACGCAGGTGGCCGAGGCGCGCCGGCTGTGTCCGGGCATCGTATTCGTGGTGGCGCGGCATGCCGAGTATGTGCAGATTCACCACCGCGCCGTGGCGGTGGTGGACACCATCGCGCCGGTGGAGCAGGCGCTGTCCATCGACGAAATGGCCTGCAGCCTGCCCATGGGCTGGACCAGCCGCGAGCGCGCCACGCAACTGGCGCTGCGCCTCAAGACCGCGCTGCGCGAGGCCTTGGGCGAGTGCCTGCGTGTCTCGGTGGGCATCGCCCCCAATGTGTTTCTCGCCAAGCAGGCGTCCAATCTGCAAAAGCCCGATGGTCTGGTGGTGCTCGACTCCACCGACCTGCCCGGCCCGCTGCTGCGCATGCAGCTCACCGATCTCACCGGCATCAATGTGCGCATGCTCGCGCGGCTGCAGGCGCAGGGCATCCACAGCGTGGAGCATCTCTGGCGGGCGCGGCGCGAGCAACTTCGCGTGGTGTGGGGCGGCATGGCGGGCGAGGCGTTTTACGACCGGCTGCACGGGCTAGCGTCTGGTGTGCAGGCCGCCAATCCGCGGCGTTCGCTCGGCCATTCGCATGTGCTGCCGCCGGAGATGCGCAGCGCCGAGGGCGCGCTGGCCGTGCTCGACCGCCTCACGCAGAAAGCCGCGATGCGCCTGCGCCGCGAGCACCTGCTGGCCGGCGCCATGACGGTGATGCTCAAGCTCACCCGTCGGCACGGCGAGCGTCTGCGTCCCGAGCGCGGCGCCCGCTTCGCGCCGACGGCCGACACCCGCGCCCTGCTGCACACCCTGCGCGAGTTGTGGCCCGGCATGGTTCCTGCGGGCTGGGCGCCGATGAAGGTGGCCATGCTGCTGCACGATCTGCGCCAGCCCGGGCAGACCAGCGCCAGCCTGTTTGAGGGCGATGTGCCCGGCTCGGCTGCGGAGCAGGCCGCGCTGTGGAGCGCGGTCGATGCCCTCAACGTGCGCTACGGCCGCCACACCATCTATTGCGGCAGCGGCCATCAGGGGCGGGAGGAAGCCCCCATGCGCATCGCGTTCAACCACATCCCCGATCTCGAAACGGAGGGGTAAATCGTGATCAGATCGCTTGCTGAACCTCTTTCGCCGGATGGCCCAGCAGGTTGACATGGGATTTCAGAAATTCGAGAAAAGTCGCGGCCACCACGGAGACGCGCTTTTCTTTCGATCTGACCAGGTACCAAGAGCGTCGAATAGGAAAACCTTCAACGTCGAGGACGCAAACCTGATGGTTCAAATGATCCTCGCCGATCGTACTGTCCGAGAGGATGGCAAGGCCAAGGCCGCCGGCCACCGCTTGTTTGATGGCCTCGTTGCTCCCCAATTCCATGCGAATGTTCGGGCGCACGCCATGCTCTTCGAAGAGTCGCTCCATCGTCAAACGCGTTCCAGAGCCCCGCTCTCGAACGAGAAAGTGCTCTTGTGCCAGTTCGGCAAAACGAACGGTACGCCCCAACGTCGTCAGCCGGTGTGACGAGGGCGCCAAGACGACGAGCGAGTTTTCGAGAAAAGGCTCGCACTCGATGTTCATCCCATCGGGCGGGACGCCCATGACGTAAATGTCGTCTTGGTTGCGTGCAAGGCGCTCAAGCAGACGATCTCGGTTGATCACTTCCAGCGCAATGTCGATGCCGGGATATTGCGCGCAGAAGGGGCCGAGCAAGCGGGGCATGAAGTATTTGGTCGTGGTGACCGAAGCGATTCGGAGTCGACCTTTTTTCACCCCCTTCATGTCGGCAATGGTTTGCTCAAACCGGCCCCACGTTTCCAGCCAGTCGCCACAGGTGGCGTAGAGGTGCTCTCCGGCCTCGGTGAGAAAGACTTTCTTGCCGATTTGCTCCAGCAGGGCAAGACCAATTTCATCGCTGAGCAAACGAATCTGCTTCGAGACCGTGGGTTGTGTCACATGAAGTTCTTCAGCGGCCCTCGAAAAGCTCCGCAGCCGTGCGACGGCCTCGAAGGTGCGCAACTGCCTCAAGCTGACATGCATCATGTCCGATCCTTTATGTATAGCTTTTTATCTATGGTTTTTATTCTAATTATTCATTATTAATTTTGTCAGGTACTCCATAGACTGAGTTCCGCTGCACCACTGATCTGCCGGAACAACCTCTAGGAGATATGCCATGTCGCCCTCATGGAATTCGCTCGGTCCACTGCTCGCCCTGTGCGTGCCCCTTGCCTTATTGGTCGTCGGCTGCGTTCCGACTGCGTGGGCCAACGCACGGCCTCGATTGATTGCACGGTTGAATGAAGCCATGGCCTGGCTGGCCTTCGTGCTGGCTATCACTGCTGGATTGCTCGGCACGCTGCAGGGCGCCACGCACACTTTCACCGTGGCATCCGCTGCGCTCCCTGCGGAACTGGGGCATCTGACCCTCTCGATTTATCTGAACGCGCTGACGATCATGATGCTGCTGCTGGTTTCCTTTGTGGGCGTGGTCGTATCGCGTTATTCCAAAAACTATCTTGCGGGCGACGCGCAACAGGGCCGGTTTCATAAGTGGCTCGCTTTGACCCTGGCCAGCATTCTCAGCTTGATCGTGTCGGGCAATCTTTTGATGTTCGCCTTGGCATGGATCGCCACCAGCCTGAGCTTGCATCAGCTTTTGATGTTTTACAGAAAGCGGCCGATTGCCGTGCTGTCTGCACACAAAAAATTCGTCGCCAGCCGCATCAGTGATGCCAGCCTTCTGCTCGCTATCGTTTTGATTGGCTCGACACTCCACACGCTGGAGTTCGAGCGCCTGTTTCAACTGATGGCGGCGTTCAGAGGCGAGATGCCGATGAAACTGCAGATCGCGAGTTACCTCATTGTTTTGAGCGCGGCATTGAAATCGGCGCAGTTTCCTCTGCATGGCTGGCTGCTGCAGGTCATGGAAGCACCGACACCGGTGTCGGCGCTTCTCCATGCGGGCATCGTGAATGCCGGAGCTTTTTTGGTGATTCGCATGAGCCCCATC encodes the following:
- a CDS encoding FAD-linked oxidase C-terminal domain-containing protein, which encodes MNAPLQPDLAARAARQAEVVAALGAVAPPHILLWQPEEVTPYECDGLSAYRRKPLVVVLPETEAQVAAVLKACHKLNVPVVARGAGTGLSGGALPNEDGVLLALARFNRIKRIDPIARTATVECGVRNLAISEAAAPHGLFYAPDPSSQIACTIGGNIAENSGGVHCLKYGLTVHNVLQVRGYTVEGEPLTIGGLACDCPGPDLLAAVIGSEGMLMVVTEVTVKLLPKPVLARCIMASFDDLRKAGDAVAAIIAAGIIPAGLEMMDQPMTVAAEAFVHAGYDLEAKAILLCESDGTPEEVEEEIGRMTEVLSRCGATKLKCSESEAERLRFWSGRKNAFPATGRISPDYYCMDGTIPRKRVADMLEAIQGMESKYGLRCVNVFHAGDGNLHPLILFDANQPGELHRAEEFGAEILETSVAMGGTVTGEHGVGFEKINAMCVQFSPEEREQFFAFRRAFDPGETLNPGKQIPTHARCAEYGKMHVRGGLLPFPNLPRF
- a CDS encoding AlkA N-terminal domain-containing protein — translated: MQLDPDTCYSALLTRDRRFDGWFYVGVSSTGVYCRPVCAVRTPLKRNCSFYPSAAAAEQAGYRPCLRCRPELAPGHGVLDLSGQLARAAAALIDQGLTDPAGLSAVARRVGITPRHLRRIFEAEFGVSPVAYAQTQRLLLAKGLLTDTTLPMAAVADAAGFGSVRRFNHLFRTRYGLTPLGLRRTGGACGQEDRLTVSLAYRPPYAWRQMVDFLARRAVDGVERVTADRYGRAVAFAAEPGAPPVTGWIAVNHDPERHSLRLTLPPRLARHIGRIVGGVRRLFDLDARPDLIDAHLPEFAAEAPGLRIPGAFDGFEIAMRAVVGQQIGLPQARVILGRLAQRHGTSVPDAPDGLRRTLPDAATLAACTPEALRACGLTGARALSLHALALAVAEGRVALQPLAPVEPTLAALQALPGIGDWTAQVIALRGLGWPNAFPAGDLVLRKQLGLARPADMLAHAARWAPWRGYAAVHLWRRATEGETP
- a CDS encoding methylated-DNA--[protein]-cysteine S-methyltransferase, with amino-acid sequence MKAVLVMDSPLGALQLTAEEDGLTALSFLDDAKPPTADDTPLLQRAREQLQAYFSGDAITFDLPLRPQGTPFQQTVWRALQTVPYGQTISYALLAQRLGLPASHARAVGAAVGRNPLLIIVPCHRIIGHDGRLTGYAAGLPRKQALLDLERAA
- a CDS encoding DMT family transporter yields the protein MPFIELFVLAAIWGASFLFLRIAVPEFGPLPLIALRVGIASLVLLPVLRTAAARAQFRHKLWPLLVVGVTNSALPFTLFAVGALHLGAGFEAILNATTPLWAAVLGATLFGAPIGRAQIVGLGVGLLGVVVLVGDQPGLSQGAAPWAVAAVLLAPVSYGFAVHYARRHLAGVDPALTAFGSQLTATVLLALPAALTWPAHAVQGDIWAAVVALGVLCTGLAYVLYFRLVAQVGAAYAASVTFLIPVFGMLWGALFLQEAVTSAMLAGCAIILAGTALASGQWKRLVGLRA
- a CDS encoding Y-family DNA polymerase, encoding MTLRCLLVDFNSYFASVEQQLCPELRGRPVGVVPMLADTTCCIAASYEAKAFGVKTGTQVAEARRLCPGIVFVVARHAEYVQIHHRAVAVVDTIAPVEQALSIDEMACSLPMGWTSRERATQLALRLKTALREALGECLRVSVGIAPNVFLAKQASNLQKPDGLVVLDSTDLPGPLLRMQLTDLTGINVRMLARLQAQGIHSVEHLWRARREQLRVVWGGMAGEAFYDRLHGLASGVQAANPRRSLGHSHVLPPEMRSAEGALAVLDRLTQKAAMRLRREHLLAGAMTVMLKLTRRHGERLRPERGARFAPTADTRALLHTLRELWPGMVPAGWAPMKVAMLLHDLRQPGQTSASLFEGDVPGSAAEQAALWSAVDALNVRYGRHTIYCGSGHQGREEAPMRIAFNHIPDLETEG
- a CDS encoding LysR family transcriptional regulator, translated to MMHVSLRQLRTFEAVARLRSFSRAAEELHVTQPTVSKQIRLLSDEIGLALLEQIGKKVFLTEAGEHLYATCGDWLETWGRFEQTIADMKGVKKGRLRIASVTTTKYFMPRLLGPFCAQYPGIDIALEVINRDRLLERLARNQDDIYVMGVPPDGMNIECEPFLENSLVVLAPSSHRLTTLGRTVRFAELAQEHFLVRERGSGTRLTMERLFEEHGVRPNIRMELGSNEAIKQAVAGGLGLAILSDSTIGEDHLNHQVCVLDVEGFPIRRSWYLVRSKEKRVSVVAATFLEFLKSHVNLLGHPAKEVQQAI
- a CDS encoding NADH-quinone oxidoreductase subunit L, encoding MSPSWNSLGPLLALCVPLALLVVGCVPTAWANARPRLIARLNEAMAWLAFVLAITAGLLGTLQGATHTFTVASAALPAELGHLTLSIYLNALTIMMLLLVSFVGVVVSRYSKNYLAGDAQQGRFHKWLALTLASILSLIVSGNLLMFALAWIATSLSLHQLLMFYRKRPIAVLSAHKKFVASRISDASLLLAIVLIGSTLHTLEFERLFQLMAAFRGEMPMKLQIASYLIVLSAALKSAQFPLHGWLLQVMEAPTPVSALLHAGIVNAGAFLVIRMSPILSHSTGALVTLTLIGLVTLVLASLVMLTQTSVKVSLAWSTTAQMGFMLLECGLGLYSLAMLHLVAHSLYKAHAFLASGSAVDAFRAPALQASPKGFDLVRLIAAFALGVTASLGIGSLLGVYWHGQDTLLVVGVILAVSMSQLVLQAATALGLVPALVMAGGMSALLCTTYFVLHALFDRLLLNSVLPVSGLAHTAYSVLVPVVSVTFVALLMMQQFLQASASPARFRLYVQLYNGLYVDVYVTRLLQKLWPVPQTNDIQLQGA